ATAGGCCATATTCGGCCTGGAGATGGTGATAATTATGGATTCTTAATTTGGCGCAAGCGAAATTGCTGCTTTTTGTGAGGATTAATTATGAAATTTTTATTGGGAATAAGTGCAATTTTAATGGCATGGAGCTTTAACCTTGAAGCTAATGTTAATGATTATATCAATCGGGTCGCTAATGAAAGCGAGCAGCTAAAACAAGCAGTTCCATCTAACCAGATTAACGACATTAAAACGGATTCGTTTGCACAATTGGAAGAATATAAGCCATTGGTCATGAGTGTTCGTAATTCAAAAAATTCAGCTAGCAGGCAAGGCGGAAAACCTGCAGAGGGGGCAATATTATTTATCTCTTTTTCAATGCCTGAGGAAACTATTTTAGCCTTAGCAGACGAAGCAAGAAGCTATGGCATTCCTGTCGTCATTAAAGGACTTATTGACAGCGATTTTAAAAAGACACTAGAAAAAATCATGGCGCTACATGAAAAAGCAAAAGAAACAGGACGCAGTTTTTCAGGATTTTCAATTGATCCTGTTTGGTTTGAGCAATTTGAAATTAACACAGTTCCTGCTTTAGTTGTCACGCGAAGGCCTTCTTGGTGCTTGTATCAAAAGGCCTGCCCCAACCAACCTTTTGACATGGTTTTGGGTAATGCTTACATCAGAAAATCTTTGAAAGTGATAGCAGATAAAGGTGAGCAAGTACCTGAAGTGGCACGTATGATTTTGGAGAAACATCATGTTTAAAGAAATAGTCATACTGCTACTTTTTGTGCCTTTAGTATTCGCAGGTCAAACAGATACAGATTACATGGACTATAAAAACCGCGTACAGGCATTGCGTGCTCAAGCTTTTAATGCTGCAAGAGGTTTTGAACCTAGTAATACTTTAAAAGATTACACGGAAAATCCAGAGCAAAAGAAATATTTTCAGGAAGTTCAAGCACAACACGATCATTTACCAACTATTGCACAACAAGAATTAAGTAAAGATAGGGCAGGCTCAACAGTTTATAAGCATTTTGCTGATAAGCCTTTAGTTGAAATTAATAAAAATTCTGAAGCTATTAAAAAGGCCTTGCTTATTGAAGAGCAGAGCCACGCCATTGTAAATGGTCAATCTAATAATGAAATTCATTGCGAAGGAAAGCCTAAAAATTGTCGTCAAATTAATGAGGAAGAACAATGTATCTATACAAATAATAATAATGAAGATAAGCGTTTTATAGGTTGTGAAGCTCAGAAAGAAAGAGGATGTCAACAAATCTTATCTCAGTGTATTAAACAAAGTGAAAACCACTGTGTGTCTTTTAGGCAAACCTATTTATGTCCAAAAACGCATTGTGATATGCAAGTTGTTTGTGCCAAAAACATTTTTTGTGCAGACGGTGGGTGCGTCAATACACAAGAAAGCAGTAATGCGAATATGGGAAAAAATGTATCAGCACTAGCTGCAGTATCAGCCAGTGGTAGAGAGTATGTAGAGGTAAGAGAGAAATCGCCTGGTAAGAATAGGCCATCTCCCAAACCTCGTCAAAAACCAATTAAAATTTTTCAAGGAAAGGCTGTAAGTTGCAAAATTTATGATTGGAATTTTTTAGATTGCTGTTCCGATAAAGGCTGGGGAGAGAAACTAAATCTCGCTCATTGTCCTCATGAAGATAAAGCATTAGGCGAAGCAAAACTTGCTTATCGCGTCCATTTCTTAGG
The sequence above is a segment of the Legionella busanensis genome. Coding sequences within it:
- the trbC gene encoding type-F conjugative transfer system pilin assembly protein TrbC, which codes for MKFLLGISAILMAWSFNLEANVNDYINRVANESEQLKQAVPSNQINDIKTDSFAQLEEYKPLVMSVRNSKNSASRQGGKPAEGAILFISFSMPEETILALADEARSYGIPVVIKGLIDSDFKKTLEKIMALHEKAKETGRSFSGFSIDPVWFEQFEINTVPALVVTRRPSWCLYQKACPNQPFDMVLGNAYIRKSLKVIADKGEQVPEVARMILEKHHV
- the traN gene encoding conjugal transfer protein TraN yields the protein MFKEIVILLLFVPLVFAGQTDTDYMDYKNRVQALRAQAFNAARGFEPSNTLKDYTENPEQKKYFQEVQAQHDHLPTIAQQELSKDRAGSTVYKHFADKPLVEINKNSEAIKKALLIEEQSHAIVNGQSNNEIHCEGKPKNCRQINEEEQCIYTNNNNEDKRFIGCEAQKERGCQQILSQCIKQSENHCVSFRQTYLCPKTHCDMQVVCAKNIFCADGGCVNTQESSNANMGKNVSALAAVSASGREYVEVREKSPGKNRPSPKPRQKPIKIFQGKAVSCKIYDWNFLDCCSDKGWGEKLNLAHCPHEDKALGEAKLAYRVHFLGKFCAKHWPKPIKGCKKWKNTYCVFDSKLSRIIHEEGRLKQLNANALGSAKYPLCDGLTVEELKLIDMGRIDFIEPVYPYLTGSPDKKAGIADDISLNAPNSDSLLSQTSERIKKRMEQNV